From the Vibrio vulnificus CMCP6 genome, the window TGACCATCAAACCAATGCAATCCTTCTGACGTCAAACGCACTACTCGATCAACCGCCATCAACAAAGCGCGGTCATGGCTCACCAACAAGATTGGCCGCGACTCGTGCCTAATTTGCTCAATCAACCATTGTTTACCAATGTGGTCGAGATGGTTGCTCGGCTCATCGAGGATCAACACCTCGTTGTCCCCCAAAAACAAGCGCTTTAAAGTAAGCATCGCAAGCTGTCCACCGCTAAGTTGCTGACAATTGGCATCAAGTGGTTGCGTGATCCTAAGCTCATCAAGCAAAGCTTGCGTGGTGTGCTCAATCTGCCAATCTTCTTCCAGCTGTTCAAAATGAAGTGGATCCACACTGCCCTTTTCTATTTGCTTGAGGGCATTCAGTTTTTGACTGACACCAAGGTATTGTGCAATAGAGCCTTGTGGCTTTTGATCGGATGCTTGTTGCGAGTAGTAGCCAATTCGTCCATGAGCAACCACGTGCCCTGACGTGGGCGCTCTTTGCCCCACCAGCAATTGCAGCAGAACAGACTTACCCACACCATTTCGGCCCACCAATGCCGTTCGTCCCTCGGCAAGTTGAAAATCAAGATGGTGAAATAACCATTCACCGCTGTTTAATTGATAGCTCAGTTGCTGAGCCTGAATAACGGGCATAGAGACCCCCTTACGATTCAAAGAAAGGTAAGAAGTCAGTAAGCATAATTACGAATGTCCTCTCATGTTATGCCTCAAAGGCACCTACACGAAAATCGAAGCATAGGAAAACAAGATGTACAACAGAAACGCAATAACGCCGACTAACTCCAAGAGCCGAATGAATAAAGATCATCGGAATATAGGGAAGTTAGATATTCATGTAGGCGTTATCTCCGCAAGAAAGGATGGCGAGAGGTTAACAATTGAACAAACGAGATGTCAAGTGCAACTCATGAATCAACACACAACAAAAAACTAAATAATGAAGCTCTAAATCAATGAATAAAAACAAAATAATCAATAAGAATATTTTTGTGACAATTGATAAGTATTTGATAAATCATAAATGCAACAAATGAGTATTGTGGTATTTTCGCCTGTCTCTATGCACATAAAATATACCTATTATTTCAATCGCATAGTTATTAAAAATACGTTAAATATCAATAAGGAAATTTGTGTGAAAAAGTTGGCATTATCTAAAGTTTTTCTGTTGGGCTTATTGGCCTCTTCGTATGCAAGTGCGAATGTATTGACAGGAGTAGTCGGCATTGGATATGGCTTTGGAGGCGATAAACTGGGTGAAGGCGTTTTCGTCAATGGCGATAGCGATGATATAAAAGCGAACGAAGGTATCTCTATTTTTGGCGGGGCGGATTTAGCGCTTCCACAAGATTTCTTGTTGCGTGGCACCCTAGGTTACAAATTTGACACCATTGATGCGTCAAACGGTGATATCTCATTCAGCCGAGTTCCTGTTGAGTTCACAGTGTTCAAGAGCTTAAGCAACCACAAATTGGGTGCCGGGTTTACCTATCACACCGCGGTTAGCTATGAGTGTAATGTAAGCGGGATCTGCAGCGGCGAAGTAGAATTCGATGATGCAGCCGGCTTGGTGGTGCAATATGAATACGCGTTTGCGCCTGGAGCTCTTGGCCAAATCGCGGTTGGTGCAAAATACACCAATATCGAGTATGAAGTTTCCTCAACAGGCGAGACTTTTGATGGCAGTGGCTTCGATATTCACCTTACCGTTTTATTCTAAAACCCATCTAAATCTACACCAATAAATCGGTGTTAATCTGTGTCATTTAGGGAAGAGATGCTCTCTTCCCTTGTTTCCTAGACGTTTCGTTATTTACCCCAATGGAAACGACGCGTGGTTTCTTCAATATCAGCACCGTTTAAATCAACAAACGCAGCCATTTCAAGCTGCGTTTTCTCTTGTTAGCGCATCACAAACCACTCTTCGTGGAAGCGCTGATGGATATCGACCCGATAAAGTTTTAGCGCTTGCTTTAAGGCATGCGAGAACGCCACAGGCCCGCAGAAGTAGAAATCATAGTCGCGCAGGTCACCGCATTGCTTAGCAATGTCTTCCGCAGTCAATAATGGGTCCACGCTCGCATCGATAATGGTCAGTGAAGCGTGAGCGGTGTGCGCTTTACGCTTAAGTTCTTCACACATCTGCGGATCCACTTTCTGGCAACAGAAGAAAAGATGCACGCGCCGGGAATGTTCTATTGCCGCTAAGGCGTCTAAACCAGCCATAAACGGGGCAATCCCAACGCCACCACCAATCCAGATCTGCGCTTTATTTGCCGAGAAATCAAACTGACCGTAAGGCCCTTCGATTTCAAGCCGCTCACCAACCCGGATTCGATCGCGTAAACCGATGGTAAAATCGCCCAGTTCTTTAATAAGAAAACGCAGTTGATTGCCTTGCGCTGCACTGGCAATGGTAAAGGGATGAGGCTCTTCACCAGCAAAACGTAGATAAACAAACTGACCCGCTTTGTGTCCTTTCCATCGGTTTTCAACCGCGACAGTCAGATCCAACGTTTGGCTATTCGGGCAATAATGGATTCGAGTCACTTGGGCTGCATAGCGTACTTTCTTGCCTATCAGTCCAAATAAACTGTAGAGCGCAGCCAAGCTTCCCACGCTTAAAAACAATAACGTGA encodes:
- a CDS encoding ferredoxin reductase family protein, which produces MDRVKQSIGIAVVIVTLLWLQAEPALFSSQNVFQWRSAFVQYSGILALMMFSAAMVLALRLPTIERWTQGIDKGYRIHKWLGIAGLSLGVFHWFTYHLPKWLISLELLEKPLRFDGSGPHGQLSEWGVWLKQAKPVAMAMGEWGFYLLIALVVVSLWSAVKYKSFRLSHQLMPVAYLFIAAHAFILLKKAYLGTPIYWVTLLFLSVGSLAALYSLFGLIGKKVRYAAQVTRIHYCPNSQTLDLTVAVENRWKGHKAGQFVYLRFAGEEPHPFTIASAAQGNQLRFLIKELGDFTIGLRDRIRVGERLEIEGPYGQFDFSANKAQIWIGGGVGIAPFMAGLDALAAIEHSRRVHLFFCCQKVDPQMCEELKRKAHTAHASLTIIDASVDPLLTAEDIAKQCGDLRDYDFYFCGPVAFSHALKQALKLYRVDIHQRFHEEWFVMR